From a single Botrytis cinerea B05.10 chromosome 4, complete sequence genomic region:
- the BcPG3 gene encoding BcPG3, whose translation MRSAIILGGLASLALACDNPDHDSCANAFTVSSAAAGPFCATYTQAANSASTGLPAFATACASNPKKLSSACSCLQVATTLATVAKSTSAAAVSGVAASSAAAVPVASGSAAASSYVRSSYVKSVTASASVQAHKATTGVVASTSVPAVSSAAGASTAVITSAPAAPAGCTATAYADIADIIASCTNIVLDNISAPASSTIDLQKLQDGSTVTFSGTTSFGTTADSDFDPIVVKGTDITITGAAGHVIDGNGAAYWDGQGSNGGTDKPDHFFVVKDVVNGVISNLNIQNWPTHCFDITGAQGLTVSGLTLDNSAGDAPNSASGDDPAAHNSDGFDISGSDSVTLKDIVVKNQDDCVAVTSGSNILVTGLTCSGGHGLSIGSVGGKSNNTVSGVTFSDSTITNSQNGCRIKSNSGTTGTIENVTYSNIKMSNISDYGIDVQQDYLNGGPTGEPTNGVKISGITFSSVTGTTTDDAYNYYVLCGSGSCSDITFTDVSISGGGKTSTCNYPSTGCPS comes from the exons ATGCGTTCTGCGATCATCCTCGGAGGCTTGGCCTCACTTGCTCTTGCCTGCGACAACCCAGACCATGATTCTTGTGCCAATGCTTTCACCGTTTCCTCAGCCGCAGCTGGTCCTTTCTGTGCTACCTACACCCAAGCTGCAAACTCAGCTTCCACTGGTCTCCCCGCTTTCGCTACCGCATGTGCAAGCAACCCAAAGAAATTGTCTAGTGCATGCAGTTGTCTTCAAGTAGCAACCACCTTGGCTACTGTTGCC AAGAGCACAAGTGCCGCTGCTGTCTCAGGCGTAGCTGCCTCAAGTGCCGCCGCCGTTCCAGTTGCTTCTGGCTCAGCTGCTGCCAGCTCATACGTTCGAAGCTCCTACGTCAAGTCTGTCACCGCCTCAGCCTCTGTTCAAGCCCACAAAGCAACAACCGGTGTTGTTGCCAGCACTTCGGTCCCAGCCGTTTCATCCGCTGCAGGTGCCAGTACCGCAGTCATTACATCGGCCCCAGCTGCCCCAGCTGGATGCACAGCAACAGCCTACGCTGATATTGCCGACATCATTGCCTCTTGCACAAACATTGTGTTGGACAACATCTCTGCTCCAGCAAGCTCCACCATCGATCTTCAAAAACTCCAAGACGGATCCACCGTTACCTTCTCCGGAACTACTTCATTCGGAACCACTGCCGATTCCGACTTTGACCCTATTGTTGTCAAGGGTACCGATATCACCATTACCGGAGCTGCTGGACACGTCATTGATGGAAACGGAGCTGCATACTGGGATGGACAGGGTTCCAACGGAGGAACCGACAAGCCTGACCATTTCTTCGTCGTTAAGGATGTTGTCAACGGTGTTATCTCCAACCTTAACATCCAAAACTGGCCTACTCATTGCTTTGACATTACTGGTGCCCAAGGTCTTACCGTCTCTGGACTTACCCTCGACAACTCTGCTGGAGATGCTCCTAACTCGGCGTCTGGTGACGACCCAGCCGCTCACAACAGTGATGGATTCGATATCTCTGGCTCCGACTCAGTAACCCTCAAGGATATTGTCGTCAAGAACCAAGATGATTGCGTTGCCGTCACATCTGGATCCAACATTCTCGTTACAGGATTGACCTGTTCAGGAGGCCACGGTCTTTCCATCGGATCCGTTGGAGGAAAGTCCAACAACACCGTTTCCGGCGTTACATTCTCCGATtccaccatcaccaacaGTCAGAACGGATGCCGTATCAAGTCCAACAGTGGCACCACCGGTACCATTGAGAACGTCACATACTCGAACATCAAGATGTCCAACATCAGTGATTACGGTATTGATGTCCAACAAGATTACTTGAACGGTGGACCAACCGGTGAACCAACCAACGGTGTCAAAATCTCCGGCATTACCTTCAGCAGTGTAACAGGTACTACCACTGACGATGCATACAACTACTACGTCCTCTGCGGAAGTGGTTCTTGCTCCGATATCACATTCACCGATGTGAGCATTTCTGGAGGTGGAAAGACTTCCACTTGCAACTACCCATCTACTGGATGCCCATcataa